A stretch of DNA from Noviherbaspirillum sedimenti:
CCGGCGCCACGGCCGTAGCCGCAGCAGCCGCCGGCGCAAGCCTTACTCGGCGGGCAGGATATAGCTCCATGTCTCGGACAGGGTTTGTTGAGCGTTGCGCAAATAGCCGCGTAATTCCACCGCTTTCTTGTCGTCCGCGCGATGCAGCCGCAAAGCGACACGCCAGCCGCCGGTGACCGCATTGCGGTAAACTTGCTGCGCCAGGATCCTGGCATTGGCGTCGGCGCTGAAGCTGGCTTCGACGCGGGCATCGGCCGCCAGTTGCTGAAATGCCGGCCCTTCGAAATCGATGAGCAGGGCAATGCTGTCATCGGGCTTTGCCAGGTAGCCATGCCCGCGCCGGGTTTGCGTCACCCAGGCCAGCGGCGAGCGCGCCTGTTGCTGGCCTTGCCAGACGACGCGGTACTCCAGGTCAAAAGGCGCGCCGACAGCTGGCATGGCCTGCGGCACCCAGAAGGCGACGATGTTGTCGTTGGTTTCGTCAGGCGTTGGAATTTGCACCAATTCCACCCGGCCGGCGCCCCATTTGCCCTTCGGTTCGATCCAGGCGCTGGGCCGCGCTTCATAGCGTGCCTCCAGATCCTGGTAACTGACAAATTGCCGATCGCGCTGCATCAGTCCGAAGCCGCGCGGATCGGTCAATCCAAACGATGTCACCAGCAAGCGCTTCGGGTTGACCAGCGGTCGCCAGAGCCATTCGCCGCTGGCGGCATGGATCGCCAGGCCATCCGAATCATGCACCTCCGGCCGGTAATCATCGCTGGCGGCATGCTGGTTCTCGCCGAACAGATACATGCTGGTCAGGGGGGCGAAGCCCGGCTTGGCGAGCGGCTCGCGCAGGTACAGGCGCGCCTTGACCTCGATTGCGGTGTCTTCCCCAGGCTTGAGGACGAAACGGTAGGCCCCGCTGGCGCGCGGGGAATCGAGCAAGCCATAGATCGTCAGTTCCTGTGCATGTGCTTGCGGCCGCTCGATCCAGAATTGTACAAAACGCGGAAATTCCTCTCCCGAAGCGACGGCGGTATCGATGGCCAGCGCCCGCGTCGAAAGACCATACAGCTGGCCCTTGCCGAGCGCGCGGAAATAGCTCGCGCCCAGAAACACCAGTGCCTCGTCCTTGTACTGCGAGGTATTCAGCGGGTAATGCACCCGGAAGCCGGCAAAGCCCAGGCCGTCCATTTCGCGCGGATCGATGCGATTCTTGCCGTAATCGAACAGCTCCGGGGAAAACCGAATCGGACGCACCCGCTTGCCGACGATTTCATGGATGCCGACCGGACTGTCGTACAGCGGTCCCTGATGAAAAAAAGCCAGCTCGAAGGGCAAGCGTTCACGCCGCCACAAAAACTGATCGTGGCGAAAACGGATATCGCGATATTGATCGTAGCCAAGCTTGGTCAGCGCCGTGGGTAAATTATTTTCCGGTGTCTTGTAAGACGACACAGCCAGACGCTTGGCCTGGCTGGCCACATCATTGAAACCGAATGCCCGTGCTATTGACCATGGCAATAGCAGTAGCCAAACGCCAAGCAGGACGAAGCAGATGTAACCGGGGAGTTTCCGGAGAGTTTGCAGCATGGGATTTCCGACGATAAAAACAGAGAAGAACGAGCCTGCTTATCGTGTCAGAACATGGTCCATGCCTTTTGAGTAGGAGCAATGGCGGTAAGAACAGAAATGCTTTGTTTTGAGCAATCTCAAAACAAAGCAATAGCGGTCATGTGAATTGGCAAGTAAATTTAATTGAGGAATCGGTTAACTGTCCAAGACCCGGCATGGTTTGTTCAGGTCTGCTACGGCCTGTTCAGGCTTGGTGCCGCATATTGGGGCAGACATCGGCTGCGCCTTTTTCCTCATCTACCAGCGCACTCGTTTCTTCCTTGCGCAAAAGATGGACGAAGTAAAAAAATACCACTGCTGCCAGTGCAATCGACACCAGCGTTTGTGTAACTTCAGGCGAAGCGAGAAACGGGAAAAAACTGATAACGGCATCCATTTTACGGTCCTTCCAGAGTGATTCAAATTGAAGGGAGAAGCGATGCCGTGCTTGATGTCGCATATCGCGTCGGGCGCCGACCGCATGTAATCAGCCTGCGCGAAATCCTTTTTATCAGCGCAAGTCTTGTGCAAGGCATACCGGCAGCTTACGCGCAGAGATAGTCATTTGCATCCCATAAATATGGCAAATCATAAGCAATTTACAATCGTTCACACTCCTGTTTAGCAAAGGAGACAATTTCCTTCTTTAGAATTTTATTCATGGAAATATTTATACTGACAAAAGCTTAATGCAAGCAGGTTGCTTGTCATCCGTTGTTGTTGCTTTCCGGTTCGACCTTGCCGCGCCCCTGCAGCCATAACATGGTGAGCCAGCACAACAGGGCCCAGCCAATGCCAACCACCCAACCGGCAATGACATCCGTGGGCCAATGCACCCCGAGATAAATGCGGCTGATGCCAACCACTACGGTCAGGCAAGCTGCAATGCTCAAAAAATAAATCTTCAGGCGCACATTTTCCTGTGAGCGTGCAAGCAATGCGCCCAGGGTAAGGAAAACGACGGCAGACAGCATTGCATGCCCGCTCGGAAAGCTCTGGGAAGTGACGAACGCGCCATGCGGCACGAGATCCGGGCGTGACCGATCGAAAACCCATTTCAGCAAGTGGCTTGCCAGTACGCCGCCGATCACCGCACCGGCAACCATCAGCGCAGCATGTCGCTTTCGCACCAGCACCAGAAATCCGATGACGACCAGCGTCAGTACCGTGAGGACACCGAAGCTACCCAACGCGGTAAAGTCGCGCATCATTTCTTCCAGCCAGCGCGGGCCGAGCGGATCCGACAAATTCTGCGGATTGCGGAAAGCCAGCAAGACTGCTTCATCGAATGCCCGTGTTTCTCCCTCGCTCACTTCATCAGCCAGTTCGCTAAAGACATAAAAGGCAGTGGCTGCCACGGCCATCGTCAACAATGCCGATTTTTCAGCGAATCCGATCCGCGCCAGCAAAGACGACAAGGTCATGAACCCGCGCCTCATCCATCCATTCACGATTGTTCGCATGCCTGCCCGTTTCATGAAAAAAATTCTTACTCGGATACCTTGTCTGATCCGGAATGATCCGGCTTTTTGAGCAGGCGTGCCAGCGAAAGAATCGCCAGGCCAAACAGCGTGCTGACAATTGCGGTCGCTTCCCGCCCCATGCCGGCGGCAATGCCGACGGCGGATGTGAGCCAGATGCTGGCCGCGGTGGTCAGCCCGCGGATTTCGAGCCCCATTCCCAGCTTGATGATGGCGCCGGCGCCGAGAAAGCCGATGCCGGCGATCACGCCCTGCAACACCCGGGTCATGTCTTCCAGCGGCGTGCCTGCCTGCAGCGGCACCAGCACGAAAAGGGCCGAACCGAGCGCAACCAGCATATGGGTGCGAAAGCCTGCGGACGCTCCCGCCGATTCCCTTTCATAGCCCAGGATTCCTCCCAGCAGCAAGGCCATGGAAAGCCGCACGCAGGTTCGCGTAAATTCGGCGACGCTCGGCAGATCGGAAAATTCCTGCCGGATGACGCCCCATACGTCCAGCCACCATCCATCCATGTCAACTTCCTTGCCGGGTTGTTCGCATCCTTATTTATCGCAGCTGACCGGCCTGGCGTATTGATTCTTCGCAGGACACCCCGGCCTCGTCGCGGGCGCGCCAGCGAACTCCAGCCGATCTGGTTACAATTTCAGGCTATTCACTCCCTGGCGCATCGCTGAATGCCTGCCTGATATGTCTGCCCCATCCGTTATTGCGCCTCTTTCCGTACTCGACCTCTCCCCTATCCCAGAAGGCAGCGATGCCGCGCAATCCTTGCGCAATACGCTCGACCTCGCGCGCCATTGCGAGCGCCTGGGCTTTCACCGCTACTGGCTGGCAGAACACCACAGCATGCCTGGCATCGCCAGTGCCGCCACCGCGGTCGTGATCGGCCATGTCGCTGCCGGCACCTCGACCATCCGCGTCGGCGCCGGCGGCATCATGCTGCCCAATCATTCGCCGCTGGTGATCGCCGAGCAGTTCGGCACGCTGGAGTCGCTGTTCCCGGGCCGCATCGACCTCGGCCTCGGTCGTGCACCAGGCTCGGACCAGGCCACCGCGCGCGCGTTGCGCCGCAACCTCGATTCCGACGCGGATCAATTTCCGCAGGACGTGCTGGAGCTGATGCATTACTTCGAACCGCCACGGCCAGGCCAGACAGTGCGGGCGGTGCCCGGCACCGGCCTGCAGGTGCCGGTCTGGATTCTCGGCTCCAGCCTGTTCGGCGCCCAGCTTGCCGCCGAACTCGGCTTGCCGTATGCCTTTGCCTCGCACTTCGCGCCGGCGCAGATGATGGATGCCATCGCCCTGTACCGGGCACGCTTTCGGCCATCGCGCCATTTGCAAAAACCCTACGTGATGCTGGGCTTGAGCGTGTTCGCCGCCGACACCGACGAAGAAGCGCATTTCCTTGCCAGCTCGATGCAGCAGGCCTTCGTCAACCTGCGCAGCGGCAATCCGACGCCGCTGCTGCCACCGGTAGAAGGCTACGTCGACAGCCTGATGCCGCACCAGCTCGCGATCCTTGAGCACACGATGTCGTGCAGCGTCATCGGCGCCCCGGACACGGTGCGGCGCGGCATCGACGCCTTCGTCGCGCGCACCGGCGCCGATGAATTGATGATCACCGCACAAATCTTCAGCCACACGGCGCGCCGGCATTCCTATGCACTGACGGCGGCGGCGACCGGCATGCGTGGCGGGACGGCCTGACCCCATGCAGACCACGCCCACGCCCGCGCCAACACATATCCGCCCCCCTTCCCCTACCCTGCTGGCAATCCTGCTGGCAGGCCTGGCGATGCTTGGACCATTTTCGATTGACACCTACCTGCCCGCCTTCCCCGACATCCAGGCCGGGCTGCATGCCAGCGCAATCGAAGTGCAGCAGACGCTGACCGCCTACATGTTGTCATTCGCGCTGATGATCCTGTGGCATGGCGCGCTGTCGGATGCCTTTGGCCGGCGCAACATCACGCTCGGTTCGCTGGCGGTGTTTGCCGTCGCCTCGCTGGGCTGCGCCGCGGCGCACAGCGTCGAATACCTGTGGGCCTTCCGCATCCTGCAAGGCGTGTCGGCCGGCGCCGGCGTCGTCATCGGCCGCGCGGTCATCCGCGACATGTACGCCGATGCGCGCGCCGCGCGCCTGCTGTCGCTGGTGACCATGATCTTTTCGATCGCGCCGGCGATTGCGCCGATACTGGGCGGCTGGATCGTCAAGCTGCTGGACTGGCGCTCGATCTTCCTGTTCCTGTTCGCCTTTACGGTACTGCTGCTGTGGTTTTGCTACAAGCGCCTGCCGGAAACCCTGCCGCCCGAACAGCGGCAACCGTTCAACCCCGCCTTCCTGGCGCAAAGCTACAAGAAAGTGCTGCGCTCGCCGCGGTTCCATCTGAAGACCGGCGTGGTCGCCTTCAATTTCGCCGGGCTGTTCCTGTACGTTGCCGCAGCGCCGATCTTCATCACCCGGCACCTTGGGCTGGGTCCCGGCCAGTTCGGCTGGCAATTCATCCCGGCCGTGGGCGGGATTTTCCTGGGGGCGCTGGCGGCCAACCGCCTGGCCGGGAAAATGCCGGTACCAAGGCAAGTCATCATCGGTTTCTGCTTTTTGATCGGCGCCGGACTGTTCAATGTCCTTTACCATGCTTTTTTCCCACCGGCCCTGCCATGGTCGGTCGTGCCGCTGTTTTTCTATTGCTTCGGCATGTCGGTGGTGGCGCCCGGGGTGACTTTCATGGTGCTCGACCTGTTCCCCGAAATTCGCGGCACGGTCGCATCCTGCCAGTCCTTCGTGCAAACCATGCTGGGCGCCCTCGTCGCCGGCGTGATCGCGCCGTTGTTATGGGGCTCGGTGCTATGGCTGGCGGCCGGTCAGCTGATTTTCGCCACCGTGGGACTGGCCCTGTGGCTGGCAGTCGGCCCGTATCGCCGCCGCGCTCAGATGGTTTTGGAGTAGCGCAGGCGTTCCAGTTTGATTGCGTGCGGCATGCCCAGATAGCGGTCGAATACCATGCAGATATTGCGGATCAGGAGGCGCCCCTTGGGCGTCACCATAATTTCGCCCTCGGCCAGGCGTAGCAGGCCGTCTTCCTGCAGCGCCTGCAGCTGTTGCAATTCGCTGCCAAAGTAAGCGCCGAAGTCGATGGCAAATTCCTTTTCGAGCGCCGGCATCGACAGCGCAAAATCGCATGCCAGCAACTGGATCACCCGACGGCGCAAAAAATCGTCGGCTTGCAGCGCCAGCCCGCGCGTCACCGGCAATTCGCCGGCATCGATGCGCAGGTAATAAGCTTCCAGCTTTTTCTCGTTCTGGCTGTAGGTGCCGCCGACCGCGCTGATGCCGGACACGCCGCATGACACCAGTTCAGCTTCGGCATGCGTCGAGTAACCCTGGAAATTGCGCTGCAGGCGTTTTTCGTGCTGCGCAACCGCCAGGTCGTCGCCGGGCTTGGCGAAGTGGTCCATGCCGATATACACATAACCGGCGCCGGTCAGCCGTTCGATGCACAAGGCCAGCATGTCGAGCTTGGTTTCGGGGCTCGGCAAGTCCTCTTCCAGGATCAGTTTTTGCGACTTGAACAACTGCGGCATGTGCGCATAGTTGTAGATCGAGATGCGATCCGGATCGGCGTCGATCACCTTCGCCAGCGTCGCGCGCATCGTCCGCATGTTCTGCCTGGGCAGGCCGTAGATCAGGTCGATGCTGATCGAACGGAAACCTGCCGCGCGCGCAGCCTCGATCACCGCGACGGTCTGTTGCTGCGGCTGGATGCGATTGACCGCCTTTTGCACTTCCGCATCGAAATCCTGCACGCCCAGGCTGATGCGGTTGAACCCTTGCGCGCGCAGCACATGCACGCGCGCCGGATCGACCGTGCGCGGATCGATTTCGATCGCATATTCCCCGACCTCGTCAGGGGCGAAGTCGAACGCGCGGCGCAAGTGCGCCAGCAAGCCATCCATCTGCGCGTTCGACAGGTAAGTCGGCGTGCCGCCGCCGAAATGCAATTGTTCGACCTGGTTGATGCCTTCGAAAAGGCGGGCTTGCATCGAGATTTCCCGCCGCAGATAGTCGAGGTAGACATCCGCCTTGTCATGCTCGCGCGTGATGATCTTGTTGCAGCCGCAGTAGTAGCAGAGCGATTCGCAAAACGGGATGTGCACGTAGAGCGACAGGGGTTTTGCCGCACCCGCCGCGCGCACGCGGGACACCGCCTGCAGGTAGTCTGCCGTGCCGAATCCCGGCGTGAAGCGGTCTGCCGTCGGATACGAGGTATACCGCGGCCCCTGCCTGCTGTGACGGCGGATCAGATCGGCGTCGAACTGGACAAGCGGACCGGTGACGGGTAACTCTGCTGGGACTGTCATGCTGCGCACTCCTCGTGACTCAATCGGGCGGGCCTTTTTACAGGCCGGATGCCCAAGTGTACGAGCGCAGTGCAGCAAATGTGGTTGATCCAGGTCAATCCAAACCGGGCCGAATTGGTGCCCGGCACCGCCAGATCAGCGTGTGCGGGAAAACTTCGCTGCCAGCTGATTGAGTTTTTCAGAGCGCCGCTGTTCCTCTTCCTCGGCCTTTTTCTGTGCTTCCTGCGTCTGGCGTTGCGCCTTGCGCTGTTCGGCATCCTTCTTCAGCCGCTCGTCAAGCATCTTCGCCGCATGCGCGCGCTGCTCTTCGGTGACTTCACCGGCGGCGTTGCCGTCGAGGTCGAACCTGGCCGTGGCCTTTTTCATCGCCTTCAGGTAGCGCAATGAATTGGTATGCATGCCAAGTGCGATGCGCAGCGCCTTGCGGTTCAGATCGGGCTGACGGCCAATCAGCTGCTTGTCGATGCCGATTGCCAGCGGCTGGCAATCGCGCAAAACGGCAAAATTTGCCTGCAATTCCTTCAGCAGCGCACGGGCGACTTGAAAAGGGCTGGGCGCGGTGGTGTCCATACTCATTCAGGGTAAAAAAATTGGATTTCGAAAGGAGTGCAGGATATCACGGAGTGGCGACCGGCCCCGCAGTCCAGGGCGCACAAGAATGCTGCAATTTGCCGCTTATTCGCAGGATAGCGTAAAAAATACTGGCAAACTGGCAATGTTAATGGCATTCTTCCTGCACATGACCCTTGCCACCGCCATCCCCATCAGCACAGCCACCGTCAACCGCATCGGCCGCTTCCGTATCATTCGCGAGCTCGGCCGCGGC
This window harbors:
- a CDS encoding glucan biosynthesis protein G; translation: MLQTLRKLPGYICFVLLGVWLLLLPWSIARAFGFNDVASQAKRLAVSSYKTPENNLPTALTKLGYDQYRDIRFRHDQFLWRRERLPFELAFFHQGPLYDSPVGIHEIVGKRVRPIRFSPELFDYGKNRIDPREMDGLGFAGFRVHYPLNTSQYKDEALVFLGASYFRALGKGQLYGLSTRALAIDTAVASGEEFPRFVQFWIERPQAHAQELTIYGLLDSPRASGAYRFVLKPGEDTAIEVKARLYLREPLAKPGFAPLTSMYLFGENQHAASDDYRPEVHDSDGLAIHAASGEWLWRPLVNPKRLLVTSFGLTDPRGFGLMQRDRQFVSYQDLEARYEARPSAWIEPKGKWGAGRVELVQIPTPDETNDNIVAFWVPQAMPAVGAPFDLEYRVVWQGQQQARSPLAWVTQTRRGHGYLAKPDDSIALLIDFEGPAFQQLAADARVEASFSADANARILAQQVYRNAVTGGWRVALRLHRADDKKAVELRGYLRNAQQTLSETWSYILPAE
- a CDS encoding phosphatase PAP2 family protein codes for the protein MTLSSLLARIGFAEKSALLTMAVAATAFYVFSELADEVSEGETRAFDEAVLLAFRNPQNLSDPLGPRWLEEMMRDFTALGSFGVLTVLTLVVIGFLVLVRKRHAALMVAGAVIGGVLASHLLKWVFDRSRPDLVPHGAFVTSQSFPSGHAMLSAVVFLTLGALLARSQENVRLKIYFLSIAACLTVVVGISRIYLGVHWPTDVIAGWVVGIGWALLCWLTMLWLQGRGKVEPESNNNG
- a CDS encoding MgtC/SapB family protein — its product is MDGWWLDVWGVIRQEFSDLPSVAEFTRTCVRLSMALLLGGILGYERESAGASAGFRTHMLVALGSALFVLVPLQAGTPLEDMTRVLQGVIAGIGFLGAGAIIKLGMGLEIRGLTTAASIWLTSAVGIAAGMGREATAIVSTLFGLAILSLARLLKKPDHSGSDKVSE
- a CDS encoding LLM class flavin-dependent oxidoreductase; protein product: MSAPSVIAPLSVLDLSPIPEGSDAAQSLRNTLDLARHCERLGFHRYWLAEHHSMPGIASAATAVVIGHVAAGTSTIRVGAGGIMLPNHSPLVIAEQFGTLESLFPGRIDLGLGRAPGSDQATARALRRNLDSDADQFPQDVLELMHYFEPPRPGQTVRAVPGTGLQVPVWILGSSLFGAQLAAELGLPYAFASHFAPAQMMDAIALYRARFRPSRHLQKPYVMLGLSVFAADTDEEAHFLASSMQQAFVNLRSGNPTPLLPPVEGYVDSLMPHQLAILEHTMSCSVIGAPDTVRRGIDAFVARTGADELMITAQIFSHTARRHSYALTAAATGMRGGTA
- a CDS encoding multidrug effflux MFS transporter, with translation MQTTPTPAPTHIRPPSPTLLAILLAGLAMLGPFSIDTYLPAFPDIQAGLHASAIEVQQTLTAYMLSFALMILWHGALSDAFGRRNITLGSLAVFAVASLGCAAAHSVEYLWAFRILQGVSAGAGVVIGRAVIRDMYADARAARLLSLVTMIFSIAPAIAPILGGWIVKLLDWRSIFLFLFAFTVLLLWFCYKRLPETLPPEQRQPFNPAFLAQSYKKVLRSPRFHLKTGVVAFNFAGLFLYVAAAPIFITRHLGLGPGQFGWQFIPAVGGIFLGALAANRLAGKMPVPRQVIIGFCFLIGAGLFNVLYHAFFPPALPWSVVPLFFYCFGMSVVAPGVTFMVLDLFPEIRGTVASCQSFVQTMLGALVAGVIAPLLWGSVLWLAAGQLIFATVGLALWLAVGPYRRRAQMVLE
- the hemN gene encoding oxygen-independent coproporphyrinogen III oxidase; the encoded protein is MTVPAELPVTGPLVQFDADLIRRHSRQGPRYTSYPTADRFTPGFGTADYLQAVSRVRAAGAAKPLSLYVHIPFCESLCYYCGCNKIITREHDKADVYLDYLRREISMQARLFEGINQVEQLHFGGGTPTYLSNAQMDGLLAHLRRAFDFAPDEVGEYAIEIDPRTVDPARVHVLRAQGFNRISLGVQDFDAEVQKAVNRIQPQQQTVAVIEAARAAGFRSISIDLIYGLPRQNMRTMRATLAKVIDADPDRISIYNYAHMPQLFKSQKLILEEDLPSPETKLDMLALCIERLTGAGYVYIGMDHFAKPGDDLAVAQHEKRLQRNFQGYSTHAEAELVSCGVSGISAVGGTYSQNEKKLEAYYLRIDAGELPVTRGLALQADDFLRRRVIQLLACDFALSMPALEKEFAIDFGAYFGSELQQLQALQEDGLLRLAEGEIMVTPKGRLLIRNICMVFDRYLGMPHAIKLERLRYSKTI
- a CDS encoding ProQ/FINO family protein, with protein sequence MDTTAPSPFQVARALLKELQANFAVLRDCQPLAIGIDKQLIGRQPDLNRKALRIALGMHTNSLRYLKAMKKATARFDLDGNAAGEVTEEQRAHAAKMLDERLKKDAEQRKAQRQTQEAQKKAEEEEQRRSEKLNQLAAKFSRTR